One window from the genome of Ignavibacteria bacterium encodes:
- a CDS encoding carbohydrate ABC transporter permease, with amino-acid sequence MLSASFMLDGHASVFPPRFIPDIFSLTQYETLFSRLDVSRNLLNSLIISTMVTVVSLVFNSMAGFAFAKYRFAGRDAIFKLLLSSMVIPSQVTMLPLFLMLKELGFLNTYMAILIPGLANVFGIFLIRQYVMAIPDSLLESARIDGATDFQIYYKIIVPLAAPVMVTLAIFTFMGTWNDFLWPLIVLNDSDMYTLPVALANLMGEHTKDPELMMAGSVITILPVMIMFLALQKYYIKGIMMGGVKE; translated from the coding sequence ATGCTATCCGCATCTTTTATGCTGGATGGACACGCCTCGGTTTTCCCGCCGAGGTTTATTCCCGACATTTTTTCGCTGACGCAATATGAAACATTGTTTTCGAGACTCGATGTTTCGAGGAATCTTCTGAACAGTCTGATTATTTCGACGATGGTTACGGTTGTTTCATTAGTATTTAATTCGATGGCGGGATTTGCCTTTGCAAAGTACAGATTTGCAGGGAGGGATGCCATATTCAAACTGCTGCTTAGTTCAATGGTTATTCCTTCACAGGTTACGATGCTGCCATTATTCCTTATGCTCAAGGAACTCGGGTTTTTGAACACATACATGGCAATTTTGATACCGGGACTCGCGAATGTGTTTGGTATTTTCCTCATCAGACAGTATGTAATGGCGATTCCGGACAGTCTCCTCGAGTCAGCACGAATTGACGGTGCCACAGATTTTCAGATATATTATAAAATCATCGTTCCGCTTGCTGCACCTGTGATGGTTACTCTTGCAATATTTACATTTATGGGGACATGGAATGATTTCCTCTGGCCTCTTATTGTATTGAATGACAGCGACATGTACACCCTGCCGGTTGCTCTTGCCAATCTGATGGGGGAACATACCAAAGATCCTGAACTGATGATGGCGGGAAGTGTAATTACAATCCTGCCGGTTATGATAATGTTTCTTGCTTTACAAAAGTATTACATTAAGGGGATAATGATGGGTGGAGTAAAAGAGTAA
- a CDS encoding sugar ABC transporter permease yields MKKAAYFFLAPALTAIFVFFFIPVISAFIISFTDFDIYAIGNYSKFRFTAFDNYIKLFDNALFWTALKNTLFFVVISGPLSIAVSLGAAMMLNSKLVKFKGIFRLVYFMPVVTTLVAVSIVWRFIYHPEFGLLNYGLSFLGIGKIDWLGDPNWSMPSIILLSIWKNFGYNMIIFIAGLQNIPEELYEAAEIEGANGWQRFIKITLPMLAPTTVFITIITMIGYFQLFAEPYIMTQGGPLDSTLSIVLYMYQEGFRWWNMGYSSAIAFVLFVIILIGTMIQMWVQKRREA; encoded by the coding sequence ATGAAAAAAGCTGCATATTTCTTTTTGGCACCGGCACTTACAGCGATATTTGTATTCTTTTTTATCCCTGTGATAAGTGCATTCATAATCAGTTTTACTGATTTTGATATCTATGCCATCGGCAATTACAGCAAATTCAGATTCACAGCATTCGATAATTACATCAAACTTTTTGATAATGCATTGTTTTGGACTGCTCTGAAGAACACCCTCTTTTTTGTAGTTATTTCGGGACCCCTCTCGATTGCTGTTTCTCTTGGTGCAGCGATGATGCTGAACTCGAAACTTGTCAAGTTCAAAGGGATATTCAGACTTGTATATTTTATGCCGGTGGTTACCACTCTTGTAGCTGTTTCGATAGTGTGGCGGTTTATTTATCATCCGGAATTTGGATTGCTGAATTACGGTTTGAGCTTTTTGGGAATCGGGAAAATCGACTGGCTTGGAGATCCCAACTGGTCAATGCCATCCATTATACTTCTCTCGATCTGGAAAAATTTCGGATACAACATGATAATTTTCATAGCCGGCTTACAGAACATACCCGAGGAACTGTACGAAGCCGCCGAGATTGAAGGGGCAAACGGCTGGCAAAGATTTATAAAAATTACTCTCCCCATGCTTGCGCCAACTACTGTATTCATAACAATTATTACAATGATTGGCTATTTCCAGTTGTTCGCAGAGCCCTACATCATGACACAGGGGGGACCGCTGGACAGCACACTGAGTATTGTCCTTTACATGTATCAGGAGGGATTCCGCTGGTGGAATATGGGATATTCCTCTGCTATTGCGTTTGTGCTGTTTGTGATCATTCTGATTGGTACAATGATTCAGATGTGGGTTCAGAAGAGAAGGGAGGCCTGA
- a CDS encoding sugar ABC transporter substrate-binding protein → MLPFLFLFGGCSDKKDGTTEITFWGMGTEGEKIQKVIPEFEKRNPGIKVKVQMVPWTAAQEKLISSFAADNTPDLCQLGNTWVPQFVMIEALEPLDAYISKSKSLKAANYFPGIWNTNEVTGKIFGVPWYIDTRIIYYRKDIFKKAGYDNPPRTWEELLDLSRKIVRMQNDPNKYAIYLPTNEWAPFVIFGLQNGSDLIKDNWTYGNFSGKEFLDAFKFLMQFHKEKLTPLGVSQVTNVYQAFQQEFFAMYISGPWNIPEFKKWMKDSTGEKWGTTPLPGKNGFPGVSLAGGSSLVMFKNSKNKEAAWKFIEFLSEKETQLAFYRETNNLPAVISAWDEPYFKNDPFIKAFYDQFQHVVPTPKIPEWEQIVFSKLQQFAEYAARGTMTEAEAMKAMDKEVDIILEKRRWILSY, encoded by the coding sequence TTGCTTCCATTTTTATTCCTCTTCGGCGGATGTAGTGATAAAAAAGACGGTACAACAGAAATTACTTTTTGGGGGATGGGAACCGAAGGGGAGAAGATACAAAAAGTAATTCCCGAGTTTGAAAAAAGAAATCCGGGCATAAAAGTAAAAGTACAGATGGTTCCCTGGACGGCAGCTCAGGAGAAGCTGATTTCCTCATTTGCCGCCGACAATACACCCGACCTCTGCCAGCTTGGCAATACATGGGTGCCACAATTTGTAATGATTGAAGCACTGGAACCTCTCGATGCCTACATTTCAAAAAGTAAAAGTTTAAAAGCAGCGAATTACTTCCCGGGCATCTGGAACACAAATGAAGTGACGGGAAAAATTTTCGGTGTTCCGTGGTACATCGATACCCGGATCATATATTATCGAAAAGACATCTTCAAAAAAGCTGGTTATGACAATCCTCCAAGAACCTGGGAAGAGTTGCTCGACCTTTCCCGCAAAATTGTCAGAATGCAGAATGATCCGAACAAGTATGCGATATATCTTCCTACAAACGAGTGGGCACCTTTTGTAATCTTTGGACTGCAGAATGGCTCCGACCTGATCAAAGACAACTGGACCTATGGTAATTTCAGCGGCAAGGAATTTCTCGATGCCTTTAAATTCCTCATGCAGTTTCACAAGGAAAAACTGACCCCATTGGGGGTTTCTCAGGTAACAAATGTGTATCAGGCGTTTCAACAGGAATTTTTTGCAATGTATATTTCAGGACCTTGGAACATCCCTGAATTCAAAAAATGGATGAAGGATTCCACCGGTGAGAAGTGGGGAACTACACCACTTCCCGGAAAAAACGGATTCCCGGGTGTCAGTCTTGCAGGCGGATCGAGTCTTGTGATGTTCAAAAATTCCAAAAACAAGGAAGCCGCATGGAAGTTCATAGAATTTCTTTCGGAGAAAGAGACCCAGCTCGCTTTCTACAGGGAAACGAACAACCTTCCCGCTGTGATCTCAGCCTGGGATGAACCCTACTTCAAAAACGATCCGTTTATTAAAGCATTTTATGATCAGTTTCAACATGTGGTTCCAACTCCAAAGATACCCGAGTGGGAACAAATTGTATTCTCAAAGCTGCAACAATTCGCGGAATATGCCGCCCGTGGCACCATGACGGAGGCTGAAGCCATGAAAGCGATGGACAAGGAAGTTGATATAATTTTGGAAAAGAGGAGATGGATTCTTAGCTATTAG
- a CDS encoding T9SS type A sorting domain-containing protein → MKKLLFKLITFFVFTWSLTYGQDFVFFTNSAVNTYWDPSLGSFTAPAFVELIFDSKFPVSTQYAFSGANSLKLRWRSMDSGNWRLGVAGSGNPLFNVNNKDTLSFYIYSTSEIPGSNLPLLYLQDNAGARTGMVQMGSYLSHLPAHTWRRVLVPLSLFRNAADTTDLTKIRYVFFSRGVADTTERICFIDEVRMVTKGTIDPTPPSIPSQPVAKGYEKHFDLRWMKSPETDVMGYNIYKKEGNTYIRIGTTNANDNYYFEWTGATGISKTFAISAFDTSYNESERTSDLAVTTSPMTDEDFLDMVQAATFRYFWHYAHPVSGLARERLGSGETVTTGGSGFGVMGIPVGIERGFITRTEGAERTLKIVNFLLTKADRFHGAWSHWLNGTTGAVIPFSTYDNGGDLVETAFLVQGLLTLRQYFDGQNPVETEIRQKITQAWETVEWNWYRRYSNTYKLYWHWSPNYAWQMNMPVTGYMEAMIMYMLAIASPTFPMPPQSYWLGWSVGSGYQNTGTYYGYRLWVGQNTGGPLFFAHYSYLGFDPRHKKDQFANYFEHNKNQTLVNRAYCIANPKGYAGYNANTWGLTASDNPWGYAAHEPTSWGDNGTIAPTAAISSMPYTPVESIAALKNMYRTYGANLWGVYGFKDAFNPQQNWFASSYLAIDQGPILAMIENYRTGLLWNRFMKNPEIAPMLAAVGFTADTTTSVEDEALPPLPAEFKLEGNYPNPFNPTTKISFSIPENGFVDLKIYDALGNVVSETNGEWFEAGRNEFYWNGLNKRGSSVNSGIYLYKITAGNKSLTGKMVLMK, encoded by the coding sequence ATGAAGAAATTACTATTCAAACTGATAACATTTTTTGTTTTTACATGGTCGCTAACCTATGGGCAGGATTTTGTCTTTTTCACTAACAGTGCGGTTAATACCTACTGGGATCCCAGTCTCGGTTCATTTACTGCACCCGCATTTGTGGAATTGATATTCGACAGTAAATTTCCTGTTTCCACACAATACGCTTTCTCGGGAGCAAACAGCCTTAAGTTGAGGTGGCGCTCGATGGATTCGGGTAACTGGCGTCTTGGTGTAGCAGGTTCAGGCAATCCCTTATTTAATGTAAACAACAAAGATACCCTCAGTTTTTATATCTATTCCACATCAGAAATTCCCGGTTCAAATCTGCCTCTGCTTTACCTTCAGGATAATGCAGGAGCAAGAACGGGCATGGTTCAAATGGGCAGCTACCTTTCTCATCTTCCCGCTCACACCTGGAGGAGGGTTCTTGTGCCCCTTTCATTATTCAGAAATGCTGCAGACACCACAGATTTGACAAAGATAAGATATGTCTTTTTCTCCCGCGGGGTAGCAGATACTACAGAACGAATCTGTTTTATTGATGAAGTCAGGATGGTAACAAAAGGAACAATTGACCCGACACCTCCTTCTATTCCTTCCCAACCGGTAGCAAAAGGATATGAGAAGCATTTTGATTTGAGGTGGATGAAAAGTCCCGAAACCGATGTAATGGGGTACAACATCTATAAAAAAGAGGGAAACACGTACATCCGCATTGGAACGACAAATGCCAATGACAACTACTATTTTGAGTGGACGGGTGCAACGGGAATATCCAAAACCTTTGCGATATCCGCATTTGATACTTCTTACAATGAATCGGAGAGAACATCCGATTTAGCCGTTACCACTTCACCAATGACCGATGAAGATTTCCTCGACATGGTGCAGGCGGCAACTTTCAGATACTTTTGGCATTATGCTCATCCTGTGTCAGGACTCGCAAGGGAGCGCCTGGGAAGTGGTGAAACTGTTACCACCGGCGGTTCCGGTTTTGGAGTGATGGGAATACCTGTTGGAATAGAGAGAGGTTTTATAACCCGCACAGAAGGTGCCGAGAGGACATTGAAAATAGTCAATTTCCTTTTGACCAAAGCGGACAGATTCCACGGAGCCTGGTCTCACTGGTTGAATGGTACGACAGGGGCGGTAATCCCTTTCAGCACTTATGACAACGGCGGTGACCTTGTGGAAACCGCATTTCTGGTGCAGGGACTTTTGACATTAAGACAATATTTTGACGGTCAGAATCCCGTTGAGACTGAAATCCGGCAGAAGATAACACAGGCGTGGGAAACCGTCGAGTGGAACTGGTACAGGAGATACTCAAACACATACAAACTCTACTGGCACTGGTCGCCAAACTACGCATGGCAGATGAATATGCCCGTAACGGGATACATGGAAGCTATGATAATGTATATGCTGGCGATCGCTTCTCCGACATTTCCGATGCCTCCACAGTCATACTGGCTCGGTTGGTCAGTGGGATCGGGCTATCAGAATACAGGTACCTATTACGGATACCGGCTTTGGGTAGGACAAAACACGGGCGGACCACTTTTCTTCGCACATTACTCATATCTCGGTTTTGATCCGAGACACAAAAAAGATCAGTTTGCTAATTACTTTGAGCACAACAAAAACCAGACCCTCGTAAACAGGGCATATTGTATCGCAAATCCAAAAGGATATGCGGGTTACAACGCCAATACCTGGGGTCTGACCGCATCTGACAATCCGTGGGGATATGCAGCTCATGAACCGACAAGCTGGGGAGACAACGGGACCATCGCTCCGACAGCCGCAATTTCATCCATGCCTTACACCCCTGTTGAATCGATAGCAGCACTAAAAAACATGTACAGAACCTATGGTGCAAACCTGTGGGGAGTTTATGGATTTAAGGATGCTTTCAATCCTCAGCAGAACTGGTTTGCATCGAGCTATCTTGCGATAGATCAAGGTCCCATTCTTGCAATGATCGAGAATTACAGAACGGGTCTGTTATGGAACAGGTTTATGAAAAATCCCGAGATTGCTCCCATGCTTGCAGCGGTTGGATTCACAGCAGATACAACCACATCGGTTGAAGACGAAGCTTTACCACCGCTGCCTGCAGAGTTTAAGCTTGAGGGAAATTATCCCAATCCTTTTAATCCGACAACAAAAATATCATTTTCAATTCCGGAAAATGGATTTGTCGATCTAAAAATATATGATGCACTTGGAAATGTAGTATCGGAAACCAATGGAGAATGGTTTGAAGCGGGAAGGAATGAATTTTATTGGAATGGTCTAAACAAGCGCGGATCGTCAGTTAATTCGGGAATTTATCTATACAAAATAACCGCGGGAAATAAATCCCTCACGGGTAAGATGGTGTTGATGAAATGA
- a CDS encoding glycosyl transferase family 36 — MERLFETKYGYFTEDGSEYVIKRHDTPKPWVNVISNGDYGLVISQTGGGFSWLTHSEFNRVNRWHQDLIQDNWGKYLYVKNNETGEVWSPTFMPVKTPLDSYECRYGFGYTVFTSEYKGIKIEMTVFVPLNDTLEIWNVRFINNSGKKVSLSLFTYFEWCLGSSADFHREFHKTFIETYFNADGNYMHGTKRLWEIPLGDRGHWNIDYQYHGFFGVNKKVVSYESEKENFMGQYGDLKNPAALNDTPLKCQTGSWNDPVACLQNEIELEAGAEDTVIYHLGLVSELNEIDSKRAKYDTPAKVAGKLAEVKTMWTEMLSPLEINTPDVAMNLMVNKWLRYQAIAGRLWGRTAYYQQSGAFGFRDQLQDSLVWLPIDPSRTEAQLKLHAAHQFIEGTVLHWWHPITETGLPTKMVDDLLWLPFILSMYVKETGNLDFVETKVEYYDKKELKETLYEHSLRAIDVVFSRLSDRGIPLIGAGDWNDGLSAVGLEMKGESIWMAEFFYFVLQEFAKIAEQKRDYTTLAKLHSGAEKIKTAFNEHAWDGEYYYRGTKDTGEKFGSSENSQGKIFLNPQTWAVMSDIAPFEKQEAALKAVEKYLLKKNGTLLLQPAYSVPDKYIGYLSRYAPGRRENGGVYMHAATWAIWAFAKFGKPEEAYRVVEGISPVLNGMDPDLWSAEPYVTPGNIDGPDSPNYGRAGWTWYTGSASWYQKVFVDWILGVRAEDEGLIIDPAIPAVWDGFKIKRLYRGTVYNIEVFNPEHVSCGVAKVEIDGIEAEDNILRPRSEKEVSVKVYLGDIDGSLLDHKSSGITGYKF; from the coding sequence TTGGAAAGATTATTTGAAACCAAATACGGATATTTTACAGAAGACGGAAGCGAATATGTTATAAAAAGACATGACACCCCAAAGCCTTGGGTTAATGTGATCTCGAATGGAGATTACGGTCTGGTTATTTCGCAGACGGGTGGTGGTTTCAGTTGGTTGACGCATTCTGAGTTTAACCGGGTAAACAGATGGCACCAGGACCTGATACAGGATAACTGGGGCAAATACCTCTATGTAAAAAACAACGAGACGGGAGAAGTTTGGAGCCCCACATTTATGCCGGTTAAGACTCCACTCGACAGTTACGAGTGCAGATACGGATTTGGTTACACGGTCTTTACTTCTGAATATAAAGGTATTAAAATCGAGATGACGGTCTTTGTTCCGTTGAACGATACACTTGAGATTTGGAATGTCAGGTTTATAAATAACTCCGGCAAAAAAGTATCTCTCTCCTTGTTCACTTATTTTGAATGGTGTCTCGGTTCATCAGCAGATTTCCACAGGGAATTTCACAAAACATTTATTGAAACATATTTTAACGCCGATGGCAACTACATGCACGGCACAAAAAGGCTCTGGGAGATTCCTCTCGGGGACAGGGGGCACTGGAATATCGATTACCAGTATCACGGATTTTTTGGGGTTAACAAAAAAGTCGTCTCTTACGAGTCGGAAAAAGAAAATTTTATGGGGCAGTATGGTGATTTGAAAAATCCTGCCGCACTGAATGACACACCATTGAAATGTCAGACCGGTTCCTGGAATGACCCTGTTGCGTGTCTGCAAAACGAAATTGAACTGGAAGCCGGAGCGGAAGATACAGTAATATATCATCTGGGTCTGGTTAGCGAACTTAATGAAATTGACTCTAAAAGAGCGAAATATGACACTCCCGCCAAAGTGGCTGGGAAACTTGCGGAAGTGAAGACAATGTGGACGGAGATGCTCTCTCCGCTTGAAATTAATACACCGGATGTTGCCATGAATTTAATGGTTAACAAATGGTTGAGGTATCAGGCAATTGCAGGAAGATTATGGGGAAGAACAGCTTATTATCAGCAGAGTGGTGCCTTTGGTTTTAGAGACCAGCTTCAGGATTCTCTCGTTTGGTTGCCGATTGATCCTTCTCGAACAGAAGCACAACTGAAACTTCACGCTGCTCATCAGTTTATTGAAGGAACTGTCCTTCACTGGTGGCATCCAATTACCGAGACAGGACTTCCGACCAAAATGGTGGATGACCTTTTGTGGCTGCCTTTCATCCTGTCGATGTATGTCAAGGAAACCGGCAATCTTGATTTTGTTGAGACAAAGGTTGAATATTACGATAAGAAAGAATTAAAAGAAACTCTATACGAACATTCTCTTCGTGCGATTGATGTGGTTTTTTCCCGCCTTAGCGACAGGGGAATTCCTTTGATTGGGGCAGGTGACTGGAATGACGGACTGAGTGCCGTTGGTCTAGAAATGAAGGGGGAATCAATCTGGATGGCGGAGTTCTTCTATTTTGTGCTTCAGGAATTTGCGAAGATTGCAGAGCAGAAACGGGATTATACCACACTCGCAAAACTGCACTCGGGTGCCGAAAAAATAAAAACCGCATTCAACGAACATGCATGGGATGGTGAGTACTATTACCGGGGAACCAAGGACACGGGTGAAAAATTCGGATCTTCGGAGAACTCCCAGGGTAAAATATTCCTGAATCCACAAACCTGGGCTGTCATGAGCGATATCGCCCCGTTTGAAAAACAGGAGGCAGCACTTAAGGCAGTCGAGAAATATTTACTTAAGAAAAACGGGACTCTGTTGCTTCAACCTGCATACAGTGTACCGGACAAATATATCGGTTACCTTTCCCGTTATGCACCGGGAAGAAGAGAGAACGGTGGAGTTTACATGCACGCGGCTACCTGGGCAATCTGGGCGTTTGCAAAGTTTGGGAAACCTGAAGAAGCATACAGAGTCGTGGAGGGAATTTCTCCCGTACTTAACGGAATGGATCCAGATCTTTGGAGTGCAGAACCTTATGTAACTCCCGGCAACATCGACGGACCCGATTCACCCAACTATGGCAGAGCAGGTTGGACATGGTACACAGGTTCGGCTTCATGGTATCAAAAGGTATTTGTTGACTGGATCCTCGGTGTTCGTGCTGAAGATGAAGGGCTTATAATTGATCCTGCGATTCCCGCAGTTTGGGACGGTTTCAAAATAAAGAGGCTTTACAGAGGTACTGTCTACAATATCGAAGTCTTCAATCCTGAGCATGTTTCATGTGGAGTCGCAAAAGTTGAAATTGACGGAATCGAAGCAGAGGACAATATCCTGAGACCCCGTTCCGAAAAAGAAGTCTCGGTTAAAGTATATCTCGGAGATATCGATGGATCACTTCTCGATCATAAATCAAGTGGCATCACCGGATACAAATTCTGA
- a CDS encoding T9SS type A sorting domain-containing protein has translation MKSNIYKLFAVIFVLAAVQTIVAQPYNDPSTREAYLAAGPIVVDGNMNEAAWNSVQEYLVFGPKPATTIQMQGVTAGVYVKTDVPYLDTTWTKMKFLKVGTKLYIGFSSDDKSVCKFGDSWEGDGLFMKIKTAGGQEKEYKLYFNDGTANSNMVFENQAPGMGAGLKGSNTIVNDTTQVDNGYSAELLIYLDSLGYDANVTSVPVTINIFDPDGYHVGMTAWGPKGTFYKTWWGSEWGGVWRDIAFYNDPQSINVYQSANPIVLDGLLTEPDWAYPSQYLVFGPKPPLTGTGSSVTSTVLVKGVYKDTTWTPLKVLRIQNKLYIGFTSKDKQVCRFGDSWEGDGLFMKIKDASNADKEFKLYFNAGGVNPEMVFEAQVANSGAGIGRKAVGTLVNDTTQTDNGYSAEMMIDLAVLGYATVPQSVQVMMNIFDPDFYHNGMGAWGDKGTFHKTFWGSEWGPGMRTLNLTNNSTPVELTSFTAQAVNGNVNLEWTTASERNNAGFQIERSVDGLVFAAVGFVNGKGTSTDVNRYSFVDREVSGKLFYRLKQIDFNGEFGYSDVIELGSIVSDFALDQNYPNPFNPSTTISFAIPAKSFVTLKVYNVLGKEVANLVNGEFESGRHSVDFNASDLASGVYYYTVSAGNYTSTKKMILMK, from the coding sequence GTGAAAAGCAATATCTACAAGCTCTTCGCAGTGATATTTGTACTGGCAGCAGTTCAAACAATCGTTGCACAACCGTATAACGATCCAAGTACCCGCGAGGCATATCTCGCAGCAGGACCAATCGTGGTCGATGGCAATATGAATGAAGCAGCGTGGAACAGTGTCCAGGAATATCTGGTATTCGGACCGAAGCCTGCTACAACAATTCAGATGCAAGGCGTTACCGCCGGTGTATATGTAAAAACAGATGTTCCCTATCTTGACACCACATGGACAAAGATGAAATTCCTTAAGGTTGGCACGAAACTGTATATCGGTTTCTCCAGCGATGACAAATCGGTTTGTAAATTTGGTGACAGTTGGGAAGGTGACGGACTCTTTATGAAAATAAAGACAGCCGGTGGTCAGGAAAAAGAGTATAAACTCTATTTTAATGACGGAACTGCAAACTCAAACATGGTATTCGAGAATCAGGCTCCCGGAATGGGCGCAGGACTTAAGGGTTCCAACACCATAGTTAATGATACAACACAGGTTGATAATGGCTACAGTGCTGAACTGCTTATCTATCTTGATTCACTTGGATATGATGCGAATGTTACATCTGTTCCCGTTACAATTAATATTTTTGATCCTGACGGTTATCATGTTGGAATGACAGCATGGGGACCAAAAGGCACCTTCTACAAGACCTGGTGGGGCAGTGAGTGGGGCGGAGTCTGGAGAGACATCGCATTCTATAACGATCCACAGTCAATCAATGTTTATCAGTCGGCAAATCCAATAGTTTTGGATGGTCTTTTAACCGAACCTGACTGGGCATATCCATCCCAATATCTGGTATTCGGACCAAAACCCCCTCTCACCGGAACCGGAAGTTCTGTTACCTCGACTGTACTGGTAAAAGGTGTGTATAAGGATACAACCTGGACACCGCTTAAGGTACTCAGAATTCAGAACAAACTTTACATTGGATTCACATCCAAAGATAAACAAGTTTGCCGTTTTGGAGACAGTTGGGAAGGCGACGGCCTCTTCATGAAGATTAAAGATGCCTCGAACGCCGACAAAGAGTTTAAGTTGTACTTCAATGCCGGCGGTGTAAATCCTGAGATGGTATTCGAAGCACAGGTTGCAAACTCAGGTGCCGGTATCGGAAGGAAAGCAGTCGGAACTTTGGTAAATGACACTACCCAGACAGACAACGGATATTCAGCAGAAATGATGATCGATCTGGCAGTTCTTGGTTATGCTACAGTTCCACAGTCGGTTCAGGTTATGATGAACATTTTCGATCCTGACTTCTACCATAACGGTATGGGCGCATGGGGAGACAAAGGAACATTCCACAAAACTTTCTGGGGCAGCGAGTGGGGTCCAGGTATGAGAACACTCAACCTGACCAACAATTCAACTCCAGTCGAGCTTACTTCATTTACCGCCCAGGCAGTTAATGGAAATGTTAACCTCGAGTGGACAACAGCTTCCGAGAGAAACAATGCCGGATTCCAGATTGAAAGAAGTGTTGACGGTCTCGTTTTCGCAGCAGTCGGATTTGTAAATGGCAAAGGAACTTCAACAGATGTAAACCGCTATTCATTCGTTGACAGGGAAGTTTCAGGTAAACTGTTCTACAGACTGAAACAAATCGATTTCAACGGTGAATTTGGTTATTCTGATGTAATTGAACTCGGTTCCATAGTATCTGATTTCGCTTTGGATCAGAATTACCCAAATCCATTCAATCCTTCAACGACAATATCTTTTGCAATTCCTGCCAAATCATTTGTAACCCTGAAAGTTTACAATGTACTTGGAAAAGAAGTTGCAAATCTTGTTAACGGAGAATTTGAATCGGGCAGACATTCAGTGGATTTCAATGCAAGTGACCTCGCAAGCGGTGTATATTATTATACCGTAAGTGCAGGTAACTACACCTCCACCAAAAAAATGATCCTGATGAAGTAA